TCGCCCAGCGCCTGGCTACCCCGCGCGGTTCGCCCGCCGAATACCACCAGGTAGTCGTAATCCGCCAGGCGGATCTGCCCCGGCGTGACCTGGATCGCCGTGGCCACGCCGCTGCTGGAAACGATATGCCCGGCGCTCAGCCCGAGTACCCGCCACTCGCAATGCCGTTGCCGGCTGTAGTCGGCCTCATCGGCGGAAAACCGCAGCTTGTCGAGAAATCCGCCGAACGGCAGCAGCGAGAATTCCGGCAGGGGTAGCAGCAGGAAACGCACCTCGGGCGCCGCAGCTGTGTTGCTGGCAGGTACGGGTGGGGGCGGGAGAGACGATGACATGGTTGATCCGCTACGGTCGTTGCAACTGTCCAGAAATTATCGCAATACGGCCATATTTTGCCATTGATTCCTGCCGGCCATGCTTAGACTGGAAGCACTCCAGACACGAGGGCACTCCAATGGCTTGGCAGACTTGGCTTCTCTACTTGGCGGCAGCAATCGGCCTGTCTCTTACCCCCGGCCCGAATGGCCTGCTGGCGCTGACCCATGGTGCGCTCTACGGGCACCGTAAAACGCTGTATACCGTGAGCGGTGGTGTTATCGGCTTCGTCGTGCTGATCGGCCTGTCGATGTGCGGCATCGGTGCCTTGCTGCAGGCTTCGGCCCAGGCGCTGACGCTGCTGAAACTGGTCGGCGGCGCCTACCTGGTGTGGCTGGGCATCCAGTTGTGGCGCGCTCCGGCGCTGCGCCTGAGCACCGACGGGCAGGCACCGGCCAGGCGCGGGCGAGCGCTGTTCGGCCAGGGCTTCATCTCCGCGATCTCCAACCCCAAGGCGCTGCTGTTCTACGGCGCGTTCCTGTCGCAGTTCATCGACCCGCAGCGCGGGTTGTGGCCCCAGTTCGTGATCATGGCCGGGACTTTTGCCGTGATCGAGTTCTGTGTGGAATGCCTGCTGGCGCGGTTGGCCCACCGTATCCGCCCGCGACTGGAGCGCAGCGGCAAACGTTTCAACCAGTCATGCGGCGGTCTGTTCATGCTGGCTGGTGCGGTATTGACGATCAGTCATTAAAACAGGGCCGGCTATGTCATCGATGCCCCGGGTACACCAAGATGGAAACCCTGGGCATAGTTTACATTCATGCTCTGCAATGCACTCTGCAATTCCGCCGATTCCACGAACTCTCCGACGGTCAATATCCCCAGGTCCTGGCATAGCTGGCTCAGGTTCTTGACCAGGGAATAGTCGACTTTGGAATTGATGATGTTGCGCACGAATGCGCCATCGATTTTGACAAAATCAAATGCCAGTTCGCGAAGATAGTGGAAGGAGTTATAGCCGCTGCCAAAGTCGTCCAGCGCAAACAGGAAGCCTTTTTTGCGCAGCGTATTCAAAAAGCTTCGCATATGCGTCATGTCGCTGATGGCATCACGCTCGATGATTTCAAATACCAGGTGGCTGGGGGGGATATCAAGTTCGGCGCAAAGTTTTTCGGCATAGCCAATCACGCCGCGGCCCTGAATTTCCTGCATCGAAAGGTTGATGAACAGCAGCACCGGCGGTTTGCCGGCATCCAGGCGCCGTCGCAGCGCATGCAGGCCGTGATATATCACCGCGCGATCCAGGTCGCGTGACAGCCCGTATTTCTCGATGGTTTCAATGAAGGCGCCAGCAGACAGGGTTTCGCCATTGGGCTCGATCAGGCGCGCCAGTGCCTCATAGGCGAACAGTTCGCCGCTGTGGCAATCGTATATCGGCTGGAAATAGGGGATCAGGCGCCCCTCGCCGATGGCGTTGCGCAGGTGCTCCACGAAGTCACGCGTCTGGCGCTTGTGCTGCACCCTGTCCTTGACTGCGGCGACCGAGCCGATGCCATCCTTGCCAAGCTCCTTGGCACGGTAGAGGCCCACATCCACCCCGGTCATCAGGTCGGATACGCTTTGCGCATCCTGCGGGAAGGTTGCGGCTCCGATCGAGGTGGTGACATGGAAATGCTTGCCGTCCGGCGCGGCAAACTGGTTGTTGCGCATCAGGTTGCGCAGTTTTTCCGCCACCACATACGCGGCTTCGGCGCCTGTTTCCGTGAGCAGGATGATGAATTCGTCGCCGCCCAGGCGGGCAATCAGATCGCCCTTGCGGGTTACCACGCGCAGCAGTTCGGCAATCCGCCGCAGCACGGTGTCGCCGCAGGGGTGGCCCCAGGTGTCGTTTACATCCTTGAAGTCGTCCAGGTCCAGCATCAGCAGTGAAAATTCATGCCCATGCCGCTCGGAGCGGTCGACCTCGTATTCGATCATCTCGCTGAAGTAGCGCCGGTTATGCAGGCCGGTAAGCGGGTCGTGATTCGAGTAATACTCCAGCTCATCCAGGGTTCTGCCCAGCGCCTTGCTGGAGCCGACCACCATGACCATCACGGCCAGAATCGAGCGGATGACGGCCAGCTCCTGCTCGCCAGGGTGGCGGGTGCTGGCGTAGGCGATGCCAAGCAGCCCCGCCAGGTTGACCGAGTCCATCTCCGGCACCGCCACCGTGATCATTTCTACATCCAGCGGCATGCCCAGGCGGGTGTCGGATTCGATCTCGAACTCTTCGAAGTCGATAGGCAAGTCATCCGGCAGGTGCAGCCCACTGATCATTTCCTTG
This Vogesella sp. LIG4 DNA region includes the following protein-coding sequences:
- a CDS encoding LysE family translocator, with translation MAAAIGLSLTPGPNGLLALTHGALYGHRKTLYTVSGGVIGFVVLIGLSMCGIGALLQASAQALTLLKLVGGAYLVWLGIQLWRAPALRLSTDGQAPARRGRALFGQGFISAISNPKALLFYGAFLSQFIDPQRGLWPQFVIMAGTFAVIEFCVECLLARLAHRIRPRLERSGKRFNQSCGGLFMLAGAVLTISH
- a CDS encoding bifunctional diguanylate cyclase/phosphodiesterase, with translation MSAAKLHDLPQNIAEMRLQVVERFAALFENQIRNQNFRGAILRLVSDVHQDVITTLQQGVTRIAEGGIPADERDKLHHILSSTINRCRNLEAALPFLLQTNTKRGGNNCDDLKRILLRFDQATQWLAGTLIEKNLLERQSAVLEQIILSHEKVTQWKSFVQEILGSFHTIFPFQFFFIAFAEEHGLGLNIYYVGTPDESTKSMVRTRLAKEMISGLHLPDDLPIDFEEFEIESDTRLGMPLDVEMITVAVPEMDSVNLAGLLGIAYASTRHPGEQELAVIRSILAVMVMVVGSSKALGRTLDELEYYSNHDPLTGLHNRRYFSEMIEYEVDRSERHGHEFSLLMLDLDDFKDVNDTWGHPCGDTVLRRIAELLRVVTRKGDLIARLGGDEFIILLTETGAEAAYVVAEKLRNLMRNNQFAAPDGKHFHVTTSIGAATFPQDAQSVSDLMTGVDVGLYRAKELGKDGIGSVAAVKDRVQHKRQTRDFVEHLRNAIGEGRLIPYFQPIYDCHSGELFAYEALARLIEPNGETLSAGAFIETIEKYGLSRDLDRAVIYHGLHALRRRLDAGKPPVLLFINLSMQEIQGRGVIGYAEKLCAELDIPPSHLVFEIIERDAISDMTHMRSFLNTLRKKGFLFALDDFGSGYNSFHYLRELAFDFVKIDGAFVRNIINSKVDYSLVKNLSQLCQDLGILTVGEFVESAELQSALQSMNVNYAQGFHLGVPGASMT